From one Lycium ferocissimum isolate CSIRO_LF1 chromosome 7, AGI_CSIRO_Lferr_CH_V1, whole genome shotgun sequence genomic stretch:
- the LOC132063522 gene encoding uncharacterized protein LOC132063522, giving the protein MDLPPEQLQNLKLPSLLKESITIPKRSPQTFYRITLSLILPLSFAILAHSFFTHPILNQLHENPSASHASQWTKLLFYQFCYLVFLLAFSLLSTAAVVFTVASLYTSKQVSFSSIITAIPSILRRLFITFIWVFLCMLVYNAVLSFFIVLMLIAFESKNSESKSSVALFLVSVFVLSVFFLVVHVYLSALWHLASVITVLEPIQGLAAIKKSYELLKGKIRVAAVLVLGYLVIFGVVSSAFGSIVVDGGGQYGVFARVVIGGVLIGVLVVVILVGLLVQSLFYYVCKSYHNERIDKSALYSHLGGYLGEYYEPLKGNMQVDDSSLEVEMKGGEAA; this is encoded by the coding sequence ATGGATCTACCACCAGAACAGCTTCAAAACTTGAAATTACCTTCACTTCTTAAAGAATCAATCACCATACCAAAAAGATCACCACAAACTTTTTACCGTATAACCCTCAGCTTAATCTTGCCACTTTCTTTTGCAATCTTAGCCCATTCTTTCTTCACTCATCCAATTCTCAATCAACTTCATGAAAACCCAAGTGCTTCTCATGCTTCTCAATGGACTAAACTCCTTTTCTACCAATTCTGTTACTTAGTTTTCCTCTTagctttctctcttctctcaaCTGCTGCTGTTGTTTTCACTGTTGCTTCTCTTTACACTTCAAAACAAGTATCTTTCTCCTCAATTATCACTGCTATTCCTAGTATCTTAAGGCGTTTGTTCATTACTTTCATATGGGTTTTCCTTTGCATGCTTGTTTACAATGCTGTCTTGTCTTTTTTCATTGTTCTTATGTTGATTGCCTTTGAGAGCAAGAACAGTGAGAGCAAGAGCAGTGTTGCTTTGTTTCTTGTGTCTGTTTTTGTCCTCTCTGTTTTCTTTCTTGTAGTTCATGTGTACTTAAGTGCTTTATGGCATCTTGCTAGTGTTATTACAGTTCTTGAACCAATTCAAGGTCTTGCAGCTATAAAGAAAAGTTATGAGTTGTTGAAGGGAAAGATTAGGGTTGCTGCTGTGCTTGTTTTAGGGTATTTGGTGATATTTGGTGTGGTTAGCAGTGCTTTTGGATCAATTGTGGTGGATGGTGGTGGTCAGTATGGCGTTTTTGCTAGGGTCGTGATTGGAGGGGTGTTGATTGGTGTGCTTGTGGTTGTAATTCTGGTGGGGCTTTTGGTTCAAAGCTTGTTTTACTATGTGTGTAAGAGTTATCATAATGAGAGGATTGATAAGAGTGCTTTGTATAGTCACCTTGGTGGGTATTTGGGTGAGTATTATGAGCCTCTCAAAGGGAACATGCAAGTTGATGATAGCAGCTTGGAGGTGGAGATGAAAGGTGGAGAAGCTGCTTGA